A region from the uncultured Sunxiuqinia sp. genome encodes:
- a CDS encoding spondin domain-containing protein: MGIDLYNCGSPVTGDITSQVMLWDAGTQVNQMPGMDNMNDGADENGVVQVMSAVGDVYDYGMVSTNLTVTLDYDGNSMFKVTIDNLPTTTTGISPVAWVVHTTEKPLFEAGMADYHKGLEDLAETGNASVLGDYLSMNSGYVSPIASVLWVIHDKDERPVFTENNTDYGWGLELLAETGDPLELNTSLMDNGYTSGVYNMPDIARSAGPIFPGDKYTFSIEATPNKYLSIASMLRDSNDEFFAFGDDGIKLTVGKAVKDITNEVMIRDAGTEPNEYPSTKTSSEDVQGGTVRMLDHGFPWPEASQVIKVTIQKN; encoded by the coding sequence ATGGGAATTGACCTTTATAACTGTGGTAGCCCCGTAACCGGTGATATTACTTCGCAAGTGATGTTGTGGGATGCCGGAACACAAGTGAACCAGATGCCTGGCATGGACAATATGAATGATGGTGCTGATGAAAATGGAGTCGTTCAGGTAATGTCGGCTGTGGGCGATGTCTATGATTACGGCATGGTTAGCACAAACCTGACGGTGACCTTGGATTATGACGGCAACAGTATGTTTAAGGTAACCATCGACAATCTTCCTACTACAACAACGGGTATCTCACCGGTAGCCTGGGTGGTACACACCACTGAAAAACCACTTTTTGAAGCGGGAATGGCTGATTACCACAAAGGGCTTGAAGACCTTGCTGAAACAGGAAACGCATCTGTTTTAGGTGATTATCTTTCGATGAATAGCGGCTACGTTTCGCCAATTGCGTCTGTTTTATGGGTTATTCATGACAAAGACGAAAGGCCTGTATTTACCGAAAACAACACCGATTATGGATGGGGCCTGGAGCTGCTTGCCGAAACGGGAGATCCTTTAGAATTAAACACATCGTTGATGGATAATGGTTATACTTCGGGTGTTTACAATATGCCTGATATTGCAAGAAGTGCAGGGCCAATATTCCCTGGTGATAAGTATACGTTTTCTATCGAAGCAACGCCCAACAAATACCTGAGTATAGCGAGTATGTTGCGAGATTCGAATGACGAGTTTTTTGCTTTTGGCGACGATGGTATCAAACTAACAGTTGGCAAGGCGGTAAAAGACATTACCAACGAAGTAATGATTAGGGATGCCGGAACCGAGCCAAACGAATATCCCAGCACGAAAACGTCTAGCGAAGATGTTCAAGGAGGTACGGTGCGCATGCTCGATCATGGATTCCCCTGGCCGGAAGCATCACAGGTAATAAAAGTAACCATACAAAAAAATTAG
- a CDS encoding Crp/Fnr family transcriptional regulator — MNKLLTYIRSLTTFSDESWEKLQPALSKKEFAKNELLLRKNQVCNSLFYIEIGYCKSCYEIDGNKKNTAFYFENEIATNVTSFGSGLKSKYSIIASEPIISIVFNKSKLFEISSQCIEVETLGRICLRQFAAKQEEFSTIFKLYTTQERLEYIESYYPHILQRVPLSQLASFLGVTRETLSRIRKRRIS; from the coding sequence ATGAATAAATTATTAACTTATATTCGTTCCTTAACAACGTTTTCTGATGAAAGTTGGGAAAAGTTACAGCCTGCATTATCTAAGAAAGAGTTTGCCAAAAATGAACTACTCTTACGAAAAAATCAGGTTTGTAATTCACTTTTTTATATCGAAATAGGGTATTGTAAAAGTTGCTATGAGATTGATGGGAATAAAAAAAATACAGCATTCTATTTTGAGAATGAGATAGCAACAAACGTTACGAGTTTTGGTAGCGGATTAAAATCTAAATATAGCATCATAGCTTCTGAACCGATAATCAGTATTGTATTCAATAAGAGTAAATTATTTGAAATATCAAGTCAGTGTATTGAAGTCGAAACCTTAGGGCGAATTTGTTTACGCCAATTTGCAGCAAAACAAGAAGAATTTTCAACAATTTTCAAACTCTACACGACACAGGAGCGATTGGAATATATTGAATCCTATTACCCCCATATTTTACAAAGAGTGCCGCTGTCTCAATTGGCTTCATTTCTTGGCGTAACGAGAGAAACGCTAAGTAGAATACGAAAAAGACGAATTTCTTGA